One part of the [Pantoea] beijingensis genome encodes these proteins:
- the rplV gene encoding 50S ribosomal protein L22 — METLAQHRHARSSAQKVRLVADLVRGKKVSQALDILTYTNKKAAVLVKKVLESAIANAEHNDGADIDDLKVTKIFVDEGPSMKRIMPRAKGRADRILKRTSHITVVVSDR; from the coding sequence ATGGAAACTTTAGCTCAACATCGCCACGCTCGTTCTTCTGCTCAGAAGGTTCGCCTGGTAGCGGATCTTGTACGCGGTAAGAAAGTGTCGCAGGCTCTGGACATTTTGACCTACACCAATAAGAAAGCGGCTGTACTGGTCAAGAAAGTCCTGGAATCTGCCATTGCTAACGCCGAACACAACGATGGCGCTGACATTGATGATCTGAAAGTGACGAAAATTTTCGTCGACGAAGGCCCAAGCATGAAGCGCATTATGCCGCGTGCGAAAGGTCGTGCAGATCGCATCCTGAAGCGCACCAGCCACATTACTGTGGTTGTGTCCGATCGCTGA
- the rpsC gene encoding 30S ribosomal protein S3, which produces MGQKVHPNGIRLGIVKPWNSTWFANTKEFADNLDSDFKVRQFLTKELAKASVSRIVIERPAKSIRVTIHTARPGIVIGKKGEDVEKLRKVVADIAGVPAQINIAEVRKPELDAKLVADSITSQLERRVMFRRAMKRAVQNAMRLGAKGIKVEVSGRLGGAEIARTEWYREGRVPLHTLRADIDYNTSEAHTTYGVIGVKVWIFKGEILGGMAAVEQPEPAAQPKKQQRKGRK; this is translated from the coding sequence ATGGGTCAGAAAGTACATCCTAATGGTATTCGACTGGGTATTGTTAAACCCTGGAACTCTACCTGGTTCGCCAATACCAAAGAATTCGCTGACAACCTGGACAGCGATTTTAAAGTTCGTCAGTTCCTGACTAAAGAACTGGCTAAAGCGTCCGTATCTCGTATCGTTATCGAGCGCCCGGCAAAAAGCATTCGTGTGACTATTCACACTGCTCGCCCAGGTATCGTTATCGGTAAGAAAGGCGAAGACGTAGAAAAACTGCGCAAGGTCGTAGCGGATATCGCTGGCGTTCCTGCACAGATCAATATCGCCGAAGTCCGTAAACCGGAACTGGACGCTAAATTGGTTGCTGACAGTATCACTTCACAGCTGGAGCGTCGTGTGATGTTCCGTCGTGCGATGAAGCGTGCTGTACAGAACGCAATGCGTCTGGGCGCTAAAGGTATCAAAGTTGAAGTTAGTGGCCGTCTGGGCGGTGCTGAAATCGCGCGTACCGAATGGTACCGTGAAGGCCGCGTGCCGTTGCACACCCTGCGTGCTGACATTGACTACAACACCTCTGAAGCGCACACCACTTATGGTGTAATCGGCGTTAAGGTATGGATCTTCAAAGGTGAGATCCTGGGTGGTATGGCTGCTGTTGAACAACCGGAACCGGCTGCTCAACCTAAAAAGCAGCAGCGTAAAGGCCGTAAGTAA
- the rplP gene encoding 50S ribosomal protein L16 — protein MLQPKRTKFRKVHKGRNRGLAQGTDVSFGTFGLKAVGRGRLTARQIEAARRAMTRAVKRQGKIWIRVFPDKPITEKPLEVRMGKGKGNVEYWVALIQPGKVLYEMDGVPEELAREAFKLAAAKLPIKTTFVTKTVM, from the coding sequence ATGTTACAACCAAAGCGTACAAAATTCCGTAAAGTGCACAAAGGCCGCAACCGTGGTCTGGCGCAGGGTACGGATGTTAGCTTCGGTACTTTCGGTCTGAAAGCTGTTGGCCGTGGTCGTCTGACTGCACGTCAGATCGAAGCAGCACGTCGTGCTATGACCCGTGCAGTTAAGCGTCAAGGTAAGATCTGGATCCGTGTATTCCCGGACAAACCGATCACCGAGAAGCCGCTGGAAGTGCGTATGGGTAAAGGTAAAGGTAACGTAGAGTATTGGGTTGCCTTGATCCAGCCTGGTAAAGTCCTGTATGAAATGGACGGTGTTCCGGAAGAGCTGGCCCGTGAAGCATTCAAGCTGGCAGCAGCAAAACTGCCTATCAAAACCACCTTTGTAACTAAGACGGTGATGTAA
- the rpmC gene encoding 50S ribosomal protein L29, giving the protein MKATELREKSIEELNTELLNLLREQFNLRMQAASGQLQQTHLLKNVRRDVARVKTLLTEKAGA; this is encoded by the coding sequence ATGAAAGCAACAGAGCTGCGTGAAAAGAGCATTGAAGAGCTTAACACTGAGCTGCTTAACCTGCTGCGTGAGCAGTTCAACCTGCGCATGCAGGCAGCATCCGGCCAACTGCAACAGACTCATCTGTTGAAAAATGTTCGCCGTGATGTTGCACGCGTTAAGACTTTACTGACTGAGAAGGCGGGTGCGTAA
- the rpsQ gene encoding 30S ribosomal protein S17 gives MTDKIRTLQGRVLSDKMEKSIVVAIERFVKHPIYGKFIKRTTKLHVHDENNECGIGDVVEIRECRPLSKTKSWTLVRVVEKAIL, from the coding sequence ATGACCGATAAAATCCGTACTCTGCAAGGTCGTGTCCTGAGTGACAAAATGGAGAAATCTATTGTTGTTGCGATTGAACGTTTCGTGAAACACCCAATCTACGGTAAGTTCATTAAGCGTACGACCAAACTGCACGTACATGACGAGAACAATGAATGTGGTATCGGCGACGTGGTAGAAATCCGCGAATGCCGCCCACTGTCTAAGACTAAGTCCTGGACGCTGGTTCGCGTTGTAGAGAAAGCGATTCTGTAA
- the rplN gene encoding 50S ribosomal protein L14, giving the protein MIQEQTMLNVADNSGARRVMCIKVLGGSHRRYAGVGDIIKITIKEAIPRGKVKKGDVLKAVVVRTRKGVRRPDGSVIRFDGNACVILNNNSEQPIGTRIFGPVTRELRNEKFMKIISLAPEVL; this is encoded by the coding sequence ATGATCCAAGAACAGACTATGCTGAACGTCGCCGACAACTCCGGTGCACGTCGCGTAATGTGTATCAAGGTTCTGGGTGGCTCGCACCGTCGCTACGCAGGCGTAGGCGACATCATCAAAATTACCATCAAGGAAGCAATTCCTCGCGGTAAGGTTAAGAAGGGTGATGTGCTGAAGGCGGTAGTGGTGCGCACCAGGAAGGGTGTTCGTCGCCCGGACGGTTCTGTCATTCGCTTCGATGGTAATGCATGCGTTATTTTAAATAATAACAGCGAGCAACCTATCGGTACGCGTATTTTTGGGCCGGTAACTCGTGAACTTCGTAATGAAAAGTTCATGAAAATTATCTCTCTGGCACCAGAAGTACTCTAA
- the rplX gene encoding 50S ribosomal protein L24: protein MAAKIRRDDEVIVLTGKDKGKRGKVKNVLSSGKVIVEGINLVKKHQKPVPALNQPGGIVEKEAALQVSNVALYNSATGKADRVGFRFEDGKKVRFFKSNSETIK, encoded by the coding sequence ATGGCAGCTAAAATCCGTCGCGATGACGAAGTTATCGTGCTGACCGGTAAAGATAAAGGTAAGCGCGGTAAAGTTAAGAATGTCCTGTCTTCTGGTAAGGTCATTGTTGAAGGTATCAACCTGGTTAAGAAACATCAGAAGCCTGTCCCGGCCCTGAACCAACCAGGTGGCATCGTTGAAAAGGAAGCTGCTCTGCAGGTTTCTAACGTTGCACTTTACAACTCTGCAACCGGCAAGGCTGACCGTGTAGGCTTTAGATTCGAAGACGGCAAAAAAGTCCGTTTTTTCAAGTCTAATAGCGAAACTATCAAGTAA
- the rplE gene encoding 50S ribosomal protein L5, whose amino-acid sequence MAKLHDYYKDEVVKKLMTEFGYNSVMQVPRVEKITLNMGVGEAIADKKLLDNAAADLTAISGQKPLITKARKSVAGFKIRQGYPIGCKVTLRGERMWEFFERLISIAVPRIRDFRGLSAKSFDGRGNYSMGVREQIIFPEIDYDKVDRVRGLDITITTTAKSDDEGRALLAAFDFPFRK is encoded by the coding sequence ATGGCGAAACTGCATGATTACTACAAAGACGAGGTAGTCAAAAAACTCATGACTGAGTTTGGCTACAATTCTGTCATGCAAGTCCCTCGGGTCGAGAAGATCACCCTGAACATGGGTGTAGGTGAAGCGATCGCTGACAAGAAACTGCTGGATAATGCAGCAGCGGATCTGACAGCAATCTCCGGTCAAAAACCGTTGATCACCAAAGCACGCAAATCAGTTGCAGGCTTCAAAATCCGTCAGGGCTATCCGATCGGCTGTAAAGTGACTCTGCGTGGCGAGCGCATGTGGGAGTTCTTTGAGCGTCTGATCTCTATTGCTGTACCACGTATCCGTGACTTCCGTGGCTTGTCCGCTAAGTCATTTGATGGCCGTGGCAACTACAGCATGGGCGTTCGTGAGCAGATCATCTTCCCAGAAATCGACTATGACAAGGTCGATCGCGTTCGTGGTTTGGATATTACCATTACCACTACTGCGAAATCTGACGATGAAGGCCGTGCTCTGCTGGCTGCCTTTGACTTCCCGTTCCGCAAGTAA
- the rpsN gene encoding 30S ribosomal protein S14, producing MAKQSMKAREVVRVKLADKYRAKREELKAIISSVNASDEDRWNAVLKLQTLPRDSSPSRQRNRCRQTGRPHGYVGKFGLSRIKLREAAMRGEVPGLKKASW from the coding sequence ATGGCTAAGCAATCGATGAAGGCACGCGAAGTTGTTCGCGTAAAACTGGCTGATAAATACCGCGCTAAACGCGAGGAATTAAAAGCTATCATCTCTAGTGTGAACGCATCCGACGAAGATCGTTGGAATGCTGTTCTGAAGCTGCAGACTCTGCCGCGTGATTCCAGCCCGTCTCGTCAGCGTAACCGCTGCCGCCAAACAGGCCGTCCACATGGTTATGTGGGTAAGTTCGGGCTGAGCCGTATTAAGCTGCGTGAAGCCGCCATGCGCGGTGAAGTACCTGGCTTGAAAAAGGCTAGCTGGTAA
- the rpsH gene encoding 30S ribosomal protein S8 has protein sequence MSMQDPIADMLTRIRNGQAANKVAVTMPSSKLKVAIANVLKEEGYIEEFKIEGDTKPELELTLKYFQGKAVVESIQRVSRPGLRIYKRKDELPKVMAGLGIAVVSTSKGVMTDRAARQAGLGGEIICYVA, from the coding sequence ATGAGCATGCAAGATCCGATCGCGGATATGCTGACCCGTATCCGTAACGGTCAGGCCGCGAACAAAGTTGCGGTCACCATGCCTTCCTCCAAGCTGAAAGTGGCAATTGCCAACGTGCTGAAGGAAGAAGGTTATATTGAAGAATTTAAAATCGAAGGCGACACCAAGCCAGAACTGGAACTGACTCTTAAGTATTTCCAGGGCAAGGCTGTGGTAGAGAGCATTCAACGTGTAAGCCGTCCAGGTCTGCGTATTTATAAGCGCAAAGACGAACTGCCAAAAGTTATGGCAGGACTGGGTATTGCCGTTGTTTCTACCTCTAAAGGTGTTATGACCGATCGTGCAGCGCGCCAGGCTGGTCTTGGCGGCGAAATTATCTGCTACGTAGCTTAA
- the rplF gene encoding 50S ribosomal protein L6, which translates to MSRVAKAPVVIPAGVEVKLNGQVISIKGKNGELTRTINDAVELKHADNALTFAPREGFVDGWAQAGTSRALLNAMVIGVTEGFTKKLQLVGVGYRAAVKGNVVNLALGFSHPVDHELPAGITAECPTQTEIVLKGADKQLIGQVAADLRAYRRPEPYKGKGVRYADEVVRTKEAKKK; encoded by the coding sequence ATGTCTCGTGTTGCAAAAGCACCTGTCGTCATTCCTGCCGGCGTAGAGGTAAAACTCAACGGTCAGGTTATTTCGATTAAAGGTAAAAACGGCGAGCTGACTCGTACTATCAATGATGCTGTTGAACTTAAGCATGCTGACAACGCTCTGACTTTCGCTCCGCGCGAAGGTTTTGTTGATGGCTGGGCGCAGGCGGGTACTTCTCGCGCGCTGCTGAACGCAATGGTTATCGGTGTTACCGAAGGCTTCACTAAGAAGCTGCAGCTGGTTGGTGTAGGTTATCGTGCGGCCGTTAAAGGCAACGTGGTGAATTTAGCCTTGGGCTTTTCTCATCCTGTTGACCACGAGCTGCCAGCGGGGATCACTGCAGAGTGTCCGACTCAGACTGAGATCGTGCTGAAAGGCGCTGATAAACAGCTGATCGGCCAGGTTGCGGCTGACTTACGCGCCTACCGTCGTCCTGAGCCTTACAAAGGCAAGGGTGTTCGTTACGCCGACGAAGTCGTGCGTACCAAAGAGGCTAAGAAGAAGTAA
- the rplR gene encoding 50S ribosomal protein L18 has product MDKKSARIRRATRARRKLKELGATRLVVHRTPRHIYAQVIAPNGSEVLVAASTVEKAITEQLKYTGNKDAAAAVGKALAERALEKGIKDVSFDRSGFQYHGRVQALADAAREAGLQF; this is encoded by the coding sequence ATGGATAAGAAATCTGCTCGTATCCGTCGTGCGACCCGCGCACGTCGCAAGCTCAAAGAGCTTGGTGCAACTCGCCTGGTAGTACATCGTACTCCGCGTCATATTTACGCACAGGTTATTGCCCCAAACGGTTCTGAGGTTTTGGTTGCTGCTTCTACTGTAGAAAAAGCTATCACTGAACAACTGAAGTATACCGGTAACAAAGACGCTGCAGCTGCTGTGGGTAAAGCACTCGCTGAACGCGCTCTCGAAAAAGGCATCAAAGATGTTTCTTTCGACCGTTCCGGTTTCCAATATCATGGTCGCGTCCAGGCACTGGCAGATGCTGCCCGTGAAGCTGGCCTTCAGTTCTAA
- the rpsE gene encoding 30S ribosomal protein S5, with protein MAHIEKQAGELQEKLIAVNRVSKTVKGGRIFSFTALTVVGDGNGRIGFGYGKAREVPAAIQKAMEKARRNMINVALTNGTLQHPVKGVHTGSRVFMQPASEGTGIIAGGAMRAVLEVAGVHNVLAKAYGSTNPINVVRATLDGLANMNSPEMVAAKRGKSVEEILG; from the coding sequence ATGGCACACATCGAGAAACAAGCTGGCGAACTGCAGGAAAAGCTGATCGCGGTAAATCGCGTATCTAAAACTGTTAAAGGCGGTCGTATTTTCTCCTTCACAGCATTGACTGTAGTGGGTGATGGTAACGGTCGTATCGGTTTTGGTTACGGTAAAGCGCGTGAAGTTCCAGCAGCGATCCAGAAAGCGATGGAAAAAGCCCGTCGCAATATGATTAACGTCGCGCTGACCAACGGTACCCTGCAGCACCCAGTTAAAGGTGTTCATACGGGTTCCCGCGTGTTCATGCAGCCGGCTTCTGAAGGTACCGGTATCATTGCCGGTGGTGCAATGCGCGCCGTTCTGGAAGTCGCTGGAGTTCATAACGTTCTGGCAAAAGCATACGGTTCCACTAACCCGATTAACGTGGTTCGTGCAACACTGGATGGCTTAGCTAATATGAATTCTCCAGAAATGGTCGCTGCCAAGCGTGGTAAATCCGTTGAAGAAATTCTGGGGTAA
- the rpmD gene encoding 50S ribosomal protein L30, giving the protein MAKTIKITQTRSSIGRLPKHKATLLGLGLRRINHTVEREDTPAVRGMVNAISYMVKVEE; this is encoded by the coding sequence ATGGCAAAGACTATTAAAATTACACAAACCCGCAGTTCGATCGGACGTTTGCCGAAACACAAGGCAACGCTGCTTGGCCTGGGTCTGCGTCGTATTAACCACACCGTAGAGCGTGAAGATACGCCAGCTGTACGCGGTATGGTTAACGCGATTTCCTACATGGTTAAAGTGGAGGAGTAA
- the rplO gene encoding 50S ribosomal protein L15, whose product MRLNTLSPAEGSKHAPKRLGRGIGSGLGKTGGRGHKGQNSRSGGGVRRGFEGGQMPLYRRLPKFGFTSRKAAVTAEVRLSDLAKVEGGIVDLNTLKAANIIGIQIEFAKVILSGEVSAPVTVRGLRVTKGARAAIEAAGGKIEE is encoded by the coding sequence ATGCGTTTAAATACTCTGTCTCCGGCCGAAGGGTCTAAACACGCACCAAAGCGTCTGGGTCGTGGTATTGGTTCTGGTCTCGGTAAAACCGGTGGTCGTGGTCACAAAGGTCAGAACTCTCGTTCTGGTGGTGGCGTACGTCGCGGTTTTGAAGGTGGCCAGATGCCTCTGTACCGTCGTCTGCCGAAGTTCGGTTTCACCTCTCGTAAAGCAGCAGTAACGGCTGAAGTCCGTCTGTCTGATCTGGCGAAAGTTGAAGGCGGAATCGTCGACCTGAATACGCTGAAAGCAGCTAATATTATCGGTATTCAGATTGAATTCGCGAAAGTGATTCTCTCTGGCGAAGTTTCTGCACCGGTAACGGTTCGCGGTCTGCGTGTCACTAAAGGCGCTCGTGCTGCAATCGAAGCTGCTGGCGGTAAAATTGAGGAATAA
- the secY gene encoding preprotein translocase subunit SecY, protein MAKQPGLDFQSAKGGFGELKRRLLFVIGALIVFRIGSFIPIPGIDATVLAKLLEQQRGTIIEMFNMFSGGALSRASIFALGIMPYISASIIIQLLTVVHPALAEIKKEGEAGRRKISQYTRYGTLVLAIFQSIGIATGLPNMPGMQGLVLNPGFPFYFTAVVSLVTGTMFLMWLGEQITERGIGNGISIIIFAGIVAGLPPAIGHTIEQARQGDLHFLLLLLVAVLVFAVTFFVVYVERGQRRIVVNYAKRQQGRRVYAAQSTHLPLKVNMAGVIPAIFASSIILFPATIASWFGGGTGWSWLTTISMYLQPGQPLYVLLYATAIIFFCFFYTALVFNPRETADNLKKSGAFVPGIRPGEQTAKYIDKVMTRLTLVGALYITFICLIPEFMRDAMKVPFYFGGTSLLIVVVVIMDFMAQVQTLMMSSQYESALKKANLKGYGR, encoded by the coding sequence ATGGCTAAGCAACCAGGATTAGATTTTCAAAGTGCCAAGGGTGGATTTGGTGAACTAAAACGCAGACTTCTGTTTGTTATTGGTGCACTGATTGTCTTCCGTATTGGCTCTTTTATTCCGATCCCTGGTATCGATGCCACTGTACTTGCCAAACTGCTTGAACAACAGCGTGGCACCATCATTGAGATGTTTAACATGTTCTCTGGTGGTGCGCTTAGCCGTGCTTCTATTTTTGCTCTGGGTATCATGCCGTATATTTCGGCATCAATTATCATCCAGTTGCTGACGGTGGTTCATCCGGCGTTAGCGGAAATTAAGAAGGAAGGGGAGGCTGGCCGTCGTAAGATTAGTCAGTACACCCGTTACGGTACGTTGGTACTGGCAATATTCCAGTCGATCGGTATTGCTACTGGTCTACCGAATATGCCTGGAATGCAAGGCCTGGTGTTAAATCCAGGCTTTCCATTCTACTTTACCGCTGTTGTGAGTCTGGTCACAGGAACGATGTTCCTGATGTGGCTGGGTGAACAGATTACTGAGCGTGGTATCGGGAACGGTATCTCAATCATTATCTTCGCTGGTATTGTTGCGGGGTTGCCGCCGGCCATTGGCCATACTATCGAGCAAGCGCGGCAAGGCGACCTGCACTTCCTCCTGTTGCTGTTGGTTGCAGTTCTCGTATTTGCAGTGACCTTCTTCGTTGTTTACGTTGAGCGTGGTCAACGCCGTATTGTGGTGAACTATGCGAAACGTCAGCAAGGTCGTCGTGTCTATGCAGCACAGAGCACGCACTTACCGTTGAAAGTAAATATGGCCGGCGTTATTCCTGCTATCTTTGCTTCCAGCATCATTCTGTTCCCGGCGACGATTGCATCGTGGTTTGGGGGCGGTACCGGTTGGAGCTGGTTGACTACAATTTCTATGTATTTACAACCAGGTCAGCCGCTGTATGTGCTACTCTATGCGACTGCAATCATCTTCTTCTGTTTCTTTTATACTGCGTTGGTGTTTAACCCACGTGAAACAGCAGATAACCTGAAGAAGTCTGGTGCATTTGTACCAGGAATTCGTCCGGGAGAGCAAACGGCGAAGTACATTGATAAAGTAATGACCCGCCTGACATTAGTTGGCGCATTGTACATTACTTTCATCTGCCTAATCCCGGAGTTCATGCGTGATGCGATGAAAGTCCCATTCTACTTCGGTGGTACATCACTGCTGATTGTAGTGGTTGTCATCATGGACTTTATGGCTCAAGTGCAAACTCTGATGATGTCAAGTCAGTATGAGTCTGCATTGAAGAAAGCAAACCTGAAAGGCTACGGTCGTTAA
- the rpmJ gene encoding 50S ribosomal protein L36 — protein sequence MKVRASVKKLCRNCKIIRRDGVVRVICSAEPKHKQRQG from the coding sequence ATGAAAGTTCGTGCTTCCGTCAAGAAATTATGTCGTAACTGCAAAATCATCCGTCGCGACGGTGTTGTACGTGTGATTTGTAGTGCCGAGCCAAAGCATAAACAGCGCCAAGGCTGA